aagaaTGGTTGCCTttaaaccaaaaccctaatacattttcttctcttccatctcttaaaacctaaaacatatatttataataaaaattaaccgttggattgaggacaagtgtcccaatcttAACAATGTCCTTGCATGCTCGATCATTTTCACACAAACAACATTGCACAATCCCAACTCTGCAATGTCATTAGTTTTAGACAAACCTGTTCACCTATTTGGTGCCTGTGTTCGGTCTCAATTGTTAGAGGTGTAACAAACCTCCCCCATCTGATGAACTTAATGTCCTCGTTGAGAGGTTTTGTATTCTATAAGATTACCCCAAGTTGGAACGACATCATCATTGTGTGTCCAAGCAAAATTGAATCTGAATAGAAAGTTTAACCATTGTAAGCTATCCCAATTTTGATCCTGGAAAGAGATGTCTCTGGCATGGTCCATCCGTATCAAGAATCTTTCGTCTCAACATAGTCTGCCAATGTTGCAAACTATAAACTATGTATAAGATTTCTTTTTCCTCGTCACTGTAACTTTCCTCCAACCAACTCAACACCCACCCATGTCTCCCATTCAATTAGATATCCTTTAAAGAAAAAGAGTAGAGCAAACTTTGCTATCTTCAATGTCAATTCGGATAGTGAACTCAATCTTAGGCAACTCATTAATAAAGGTAAAGAGGCAAAAACCCCcaaattagaaaccctaattccaaaattagggttaaataaatttcaccaaacaattaacaaattcaagtaaacaaataacaaataacaaaccTAATATGCCCTTGTTTCGTTGTCGTCGAACATAAATACTGGACAAACAAAGGTGCTCGAATGCCAAAAGCAGAGATGCTATGTGATTGGAACACGTTGAACTGTTGAACGTCGTCATCGACTGGAACTAACGTTGTTGGACACTTTAGTCTAGAACATGAAGTGGATGTATAGAAATGGAGACTGATGAGATAGCGAAAGCTGAAAGAAGAGCTCGAGCTCATCTATACAGCACAGACTTGGGCTTAGGCACGTTTATACTGATATACAAAGCTCGAACTCgtgctcaagcttgagctcattTTTGCTCGATTGTTTCGGGCttggttcgaatccagccctactcacCCTACTCCACTAGCAAAACAATAGTCAAGAATACAAATGTCTTTGTGTAGTTCATTAATATGCTATTcaagtatatcatcaataaGCTAAAGGTTTCAATACGCATTTTAGGAATGAGTTATTCAACATCATCAAACCCTAGTAGAGGCACATGCCTGATCAAATAATGGATGCTGATCAAGATATGTAGGGACATTAGAAGAATTGGCAGTCAATTGAATCCTCTCAAGAAATTGGAAAAATGGGATAAGCTCTTGCTTCCACTATGTGCATAAATAGTTTTTCCCAACTTGCAATGCATTTAGAATTGACTAGTTTTCGGTAATAAACAAAACTTCAGTAAACAAGTAATTCAAGAAAAACTCCTAAACCAGGAAGGAAATTGCTTTTACTAGTTAAAGTTTGTAACCAGAACACTCATGCTAACTGCACTAAGATTTTAATAAGATAACATGAACTTTAATTACCTCAACTGGAAATGTGCAGTCACCAGAAACTCTTTTCAGGTAATCAATATCATTCCACTTAGTCCTCGCTGGTCAAGTGCCATACAATTAGTTGTTATAATGGGAGAACTTGAGAGGAAGTATTTGTGCAGAAACCCCTCCAGAGATAAAGCTGACCTCTTCACCACAATCTTACAAGATAGGGACCTATTTGGCAAAATTCAAAGAGGCTGCAAGTTCAAAAGCAATACCATCACTAGTAAAATAAGTTCTCAGATCTTTCAACTGCAACATGTAAAACTAAAATTAGCTAtacaaaagtgaaaaaaaaatcagtcaacTAAAAACCATAAtcttgagaaagaaaaaaaaatcctgaatataatatataaggaCAACCCaaaatgacatttaaaaaaataattattttaataacccataaatgtaaacattaattttttaacctGTTACTAAGTTGTAATATAACATCCAAAATATTGCAACACCGGTCTGGGCCTtcttaatatattaaacattaataaaaagacTTTTCAAGTCAGAGTAACCACCAAAAATTAACAACAAACACTTAACTAATATAAGAAAAGGTACCTTCACATAATCAGCATCAGATGATGTCCTACACAACACATCATTACCAAGAAGCTGTGTAACAAACAATATTTCAGGGAGAGGCTCGATGAATGCAGCTAAAGCCACACCTGTGTAGAACAAAAGAATggagaaaatgagagaaatattcTGATTTTCTGAGAAtatgttaatttcttttaaatttatttgacaatAGTATATATATACAGATATTTAGAAACAGTCCCATTTGTGTAGGCCTTACACTCGGGTAAAATCCATATCATGACTCCAAGCCATCACCAAGTCGTTGAAGTACTATGATTTCTGGTGAAATAAGGATCTCGCAGGTTCAAAAGCAACATTGGATAAGAACTCTTCTCTAGGCATTCATCATTAGTCTCTGCAGAATTTAACACAGTCACAAACACTCTCTGAGAAATTAAACCTTTTTGTAGAGAGCTCCCTTAATACAAtgtcaaaatgaactaaaaaatttttaacttcaCAAATGATTCTCAAGCAGGTCAGCAAACAAATACAAATGtgacaaaataaacaaacaaactcccaattcaaaataaacaaacactATGAAATCGTTTTCAACTTCTTATTTACAAGGTCGGCAGCAATGTGTTAGGGTTTCGACAGAGCatcacatttaaaaaatatttaacttcaCAAACACGTAACAAGCTCAAAATTCtacaacaaacataaaatccaaaaaaattccacaaaattttcaatttcagttAGATGCTCTGTCAGTTATTGTCTCTCGTCGTCATTTGGTGGTCAATAATCCTCTCGGTTCATCGCTCGGTCTCCGTCAGTCGGATTTCGTCTCTCCTCATCGTCTGTTTGTCGTTCGTCCTCTCTATTATCATGCACAGTTTCGTTTGTTGCTCTCGGCTGGTCACCATTTACTCGATTGTCGCTGGGTTGTTGTTGGTCGCTGATCTCGTCAacccttttttatctttttaaattgaAGGAAACGCACGGAAGGGATGATCATAAAATtctggccaaaggactatgtcccacccaaagtatgcacATATCTTAAGTTTCctcctgttaactttgaaaatctcatttatccaccaataggcggttaaaattaactaagtcggttagttatatcatttttccctcctaaaccctaaaaactaataatttcaccctaacccaagttttaaaaaatagcatttttccTCTTAGAGTTTCCaatatttagattcaattttctGGTACCGTTTATTCCTCTCTGACAACCTCCAAGAGATGGCTCTTTCTCTTTAGAACGGTCTTCTTTCGACAACTCTCTTGGGAGCAATCATCGACGAAGAAGTCGTCTTTGTCTCTGatgaagacgaatcgtcttcgtCCAGAGACAAAGACGAGGTCTTCGTCGACAATGAAGACTCTTGACGATGAAGACTCCTCGTCAACAAAGAGTCTTCATCGTCGACGAAGACACTCTTTGTCGATAACCGCTCTCAAAAGAGCAGCCTAAAGAAAACCGTGTCGGAGAGGAAGAGCCGTCGCTTGGAGGTCactggagaggaagaaacgacacgaaaaaattgaatatgaaaaattaaaaaccttaggggcaaaatgttattttttaaaacataagttgagaaaaattattaatttttagagtatAGAGGGGaaaattaaatcgaatttaagtttatttttataatatagataaaataatgattttacctttaaaacggTTAGTTTTAATCGTATACGgatgagtaaatgagattttcaaaattaacatagGGAAACTAGGGAAACgcacataccttgggtgggaaatagtcctttggccttaaattcTCACTGATAAGTTTGACCcaaacttattatttattttatggatATAATGGTAAAACAGTcaaatttattaacattaaaatattaaaccTGTGATTTCACGGGTGGTCAGTGTGATTTGAAATAGATAAGTTGAGGttcaaattctattttaaaaataattatatttaattttttgttttgaccAATTCAatgttaattcaatttaattttttgttttaaatgttaaatgttTGAAGTGATTTGAAATAgtttgtttatgaaaataaatttaatctttgACACAACTTTGATTTATTCAGTTTGACTGgaaataattcaaatcaaatttatacttaatttgaaaaactttacaaaagatattttattaaataaataaattaatatgcataataaataaaaaaaatgtttatgttGACTTGGTTCAATTTGTATTCATTTCTAGTTTTTCAACTTGTCATAAGACCAATGATCACAGATTAATAAGTTTTttacctaaaaatttaaaagtttaacgttaaaaataaaaatttgtttagttttaaaGAGAATACGCATAATtggttattaaatttataaaaatagtcATTATAACGTTGTGATatttatccttttattaattttttttgctaaaaatctctttttttttttcatagttaTAGTATAGAAGATTATGTAGATTAAGAAGTTGGTGGTGTGCGATGGATTGCCGGAGAAAGAGAGCTACTAGGGGCGACTAAAAACAAAGGAAGAATGGGTTATGAGTAAGaggaaatgaaaataagaagGTTCTTGTGTAATTGggatatttaaaagtttttgtatttttaatttaatttgtggttatatactaattttgaaaaataaaataataaatatacaataataaattcatttcttgatattgtatcataattttttttaattaagaaaatttgactTTAGGTGAAATAGTATAATTTATTCTATCAAGAGGGGAAAACGTGagtggaaaaatgtaatttagtGTGTAACATAAACCTAGCCTCTGTCAAGGAAATAGTGTCATTTGGTGAATCCAATTTGGAAGTTATATGACCTATTccaattataatgaaattaatcaaCTCCTTCAATTTACTAACATACTACTCACTTGCACACTTACACTTGTCCCTAAGTTCTTTAACGTTTGCAAAGATTTTTTCACATGTATAACTCTAACCTTTTATGATGTAACAAAGTGATCCTTTAGGGCTCTCTTAGATTTCATTACTAGAACTACAATTAGCTGTATGTCCAAACTTGCATTCAAAAGTTGACACCAGTAACCAACTCATAGGAGATTATCATATCTTTTCCAAtaacttaaattcatgattAACCTgtctaataatttcattttctgatCTAAACCTAACATTTATAAAGGGGgggaaagaaagatgaaaaaaaccAACAAGATGCCCTTCCAAAGCATAAACCTTAACTGGAAACAAGATTTGGGCTCGCTGGAAGCAATTGTTCCCTTTGCTTCGAATTCACCACTTTCAGATTTGATGCTAAAAATATTccaatttctttatttatctatatgAAATAGTACTGTTCTAATAGACAAGCACAACCGTACCAATCTTAAGAGCATACATCCAAACTAGAGTATTACATTATGAAGACAATGAATCATCTCCCCTTCTAAGACTTGATTGTCTCCGTTTATTCGAATAAAAGAGTACCCTTTCTTGGCTTGAAGATAGAGCTACTTGTATAGGTCGAACACAGCACATCAATGAAGAGCCACACTTGTTGTTTAATGAAAAAGATGATTGGCAAAGAACCAATTGCAGTAACAAGAATGGGAATCCATAATACTCCATCTTTGAAGAGAATAAAAATAGCAGCACAAAACACTATCATCATTGCTGCTATTGATAACCAAAGAGTTGAAAGTCCAACAATCAGCTTTCTTGGCAATGGCTCAAGGAAATCTTCTTCTGCGTAGCGAGAAGTGAGAATAGATAGGAAGGTTAATATGGAGCAAGTGGATAATACCAGTGAAATCGCATCTGacacaataaaaattttgaaagaaattttatcAAGGAATTTAGGACTCCCTGTCTCGGCATTGGTGCCACCTGGTACAGCCAAAGCTATAGCAAAAACCATTGTGGTAATAAGAGCCGCCACAACCATGCAGTAGTTTGCTGTATCTTTCATCCATTTCTCTCCCTTCTGCTTTAATTCCTTATGTTCATCACTAAATAAGGCTCTTGGAGATTTTCCATCTTCCTTCTGAGTTGATTTCCCATCATTATTATTACCAACCAGTGAATTTCCATTATTTTTAGCTTGAACATCCGAGGGATACAAAAGCTTTTTCACTTCctacaatcatataaaatagAGTTATGAAATATGGATCCAATGAAATAGAGTTATAAGAAAATAGGTTTGTACAGAAAAGAGTGGTGATAGATAATCACCTCAAACCACAACAATTCTCGCTGCATTTGCAGTGCTGCTCCTGATACACTATGGAGCCTTTCTGATGGTGCCAACATCCCGGCCAAATGCAGGATGTTGTTGTCACCCTTATCTTTCTTGGAAACTAAAAAATCTTTGGCTGAGCCTATTTCATGTACGAGTCTGAAGATTTCCTCGTGACGATACTTAACAGCAAAGTGGAATATGCTATAATCATTATCATCCACTTGGAATATCAAATCAGGATATTCACGAATAAGTATTTTCAGAAACTCGATGTTCCCTCGTTCTGCAGCAACGAATACCAGTTTTCGGGCAGTTTCTAATGCACTTGAATGATGATCAAAGTCATGCCCGGATACAGCTAGTTTCCAAACGTGTTGGACTAATTTCATTTCTGGGGACATCTTTTCAATACTGCATAAAACTGCGAGTTGGTAGAACcaacattaaattaaacagcGATAATGAGGAAAGATGTGAGCACAGTTCATTTTAAATATCAGAGAAGAATATGcttctatatatataacaataaattaaacataaacaaattcaaaacgTGAAAGATAAATTTGCATAGTAATTATTGCATTGAGTTATAGGTTGATTAAATATATCAAGTATTTATAGAGAGCAGAGGTTGTCTGtcctttttttatattctaGTTTATTTAGAAATTCTGTATATTTCAGAGGCAGTTACTTCTTCTGGCACTAGGTATAACTGGAGCACACCTTGGAAATTATCTTTGGAAAACAGCAAATTATAGTACCACtatggttgttttttttttttcctgtctTTATACATGACTAATTTAGTGAAActtctatacatatatatatatatatgaacgcCTATAAATGACTATCTTTATGGCAATGTGATTAAATTTAGTTCCACATAAATAAACTAATCAAGGCATGCTGAAGGGTTAATTTAAGGATTAGAAAGGACTAACCTCTTTTGAagcatttctttattttttcccaACCTCCTTGTTGATTGGGTGACTCTGACTCTTTGTACTTATCTAGCAATTGCAGCGTGTGATCTGGAAGACAAAAATCAACATAATGGATCTTTTCACAGAAGTGAGAAACCATTTATCAATAtctattatgaaataaaaagtaacaaatatcaaattaaacatcaagATACTAACGGAATACTGAGATGATagaatatgtgtgtgtgtgtgtgtatttatatattggTGATAATATggaaattaatttaagttgtcTGAACATGTTATGGCAGCAAATGATGCTTCATACGTTAACGTTTGAGGGTGATACTTGAAGAGAATAAGACAAGTGTTTTTCTCTGTTTGCTGCCATAAACTTAGTACAACATGTTCTCCCCATTTGTTCATGGCAGCGCTCAACTAAATGCTAATATATTGTACCTAACAAATTTAGTGAAAGTTTTCATACTTATTTGCACGGCTATATCCCAATTCATGACAATGTAAATTTAGATTgtaaaatccaaaacaaaaatacagCTAAAGAAGGCACAGGGGAGAGAACTAACAGCGCTTGATGCATCTCTTGATTCTATTCCAAACTCCTTGTTGATTGGCAAAAGGCAATTCAACCAAGGCATGTAATGCTGTTTGcttattattttcatcataaGCAGTAGCTAACTTTGTGTCTTCCTCCACCAATTGCAGCGCCAATTCTggaaacacaaaaattaaaCGACATTATCATAGGGATGTggaattaatcaattttgagatgattatttaatttcagGTAGTTAAAGTGAAATAGTTTACCGTGAAAACCATTCCTTATGAGAGCAAGAAGCAATTTGATACGATCATCATGTTCTAGGGAGGTTTTAGTGAGATTATAAAGCCAATATACCATTTCTTCACGACCGAAGAAAACTGCGAACAAAAGTGGTGACGTATCGTCAAAACCTTTCACCCGTGCTAGGTTCTGTCCATTATGCTTCATCATTTCCACCTCTTCTAACTTTTCATATTTATTCTCCTTTATCATTGCAATTTCTAAGTTTCCATATTTCTTCTCGTTTACCATTCTCTCGGCAACTTGTATCATTTTCTTGGCAAGTTTTAACTCTCCGGAAGCAGCAGCAAGACAAAAAGGCGTATTGCCAGAATTATTTTTCACAACTAAATCCTCTAGTTTGTCCAGCTTAAGGAGCAGTTTTATAGCAAATTCAGAGGAGTTTACAAGAGCCCCAATGTGGAGAGCGGTGTCCTCTCTCTCAGAGATCTTAGCTGTTATATCATCTGGATGTATCTCATACCTGCAGTCACCTCGTAGAGCAGCTCGATACAAATTTATGCGTCTTTTTCTTGTTATATCCGTTTCTGCCACTTTAAAGCAAGAAAAAAGTTTCAAgatattaattacattttaatttgtatattatgaatttttaaattcaattattaaatcatttttataattaatggaCAATTTTATACgtttaaaattgtttgtttttcatttttgacaCAATAcacatattcttttttatttttcattatttaaaaatctttctaagtttaataattttctaaaagaaaataaaaattactgcAATCTATcattaatttggttttttaactcttcaaagataaaaattactCTTTTAACTGTCTTGTATGTAACATCAATTCATATTTCACAtgtaacattaattaaaataatatacctGGCGATTTTTGATGAGATGAAGTCAGAGGACTATAATCTGCTTCCAAGTCAGCTGTCAACATCCTGGAAAACCTACAAGGAAAGGGAGCATTTCCACCCTCTAGTCAATCTTgattctttattcttttaaagataaaaaattaataataaatatcaaggCATCAAACATATCAAggctttttttttaaacacgTGCGACGATTCAAATATCTAAGTAATGTGCCCGAAGTTCAGATGTTTGATGGCCAGAGAAGAAATAGCTAAAAATGATCAGgaaatattatcaattattttaaaaaatggttgttttcttcctctttttttttttttttaacttccaAATCCTATGtaagagaggaagaagaatcacattctttttcctttctttttattaaacTGATATAAACTTAACAGTAATTGCTACTTCGCTAAATTGTATTTGGTAATCTCTCTCTCATTACATAATCACAGAATAGAACTCCAACAAAAGAAGATTTTGAAaaacagaaagaagaagaagaagaagaagaggggcGAAAGACTTGCCTCTTTTAGTTTTGGAGAGTGGGATATGTAAGAGAGGACAGTAATAGATGGACGAAGCTCAAGGCAGATTGCAAGAGAGTGAAGAAAATTGGGATATATGTAGAAGAAACAAAGGGCTGTATATATAGGCAAAAATTCAAtagcaaataaattaattttgataatgttactttatctaaatgattttttttttctctttctataaaatttatgatatttttcaaaccttgaaaCTACTATATGactcaaataattataatattacatttgtactcataatttattgtattttgttaattCTTTGGAGGTATAAGTTGGGGGtacattgatatttaaaaacaatttccaAAAGCCCTTAaacctttttttgaatttcaaataaccccatgataaattttaaaaagacctttaatattttaaaaaattatattttatcttattatacgATTATATGACAAAGACATTCATATTTATAGGAAATGAGGAAAAAGAGTGAAGGCCAAacgaaaaagaaataatatgttttttatataatttgaataattaaaatatagtttttaatttttgttaatttatggttatatcataattttgaaaattgaaataataaggataaaatgataattgtaCTTCCTAAtactattgttttatttatagaGTTCATTTTTAGATAGAATAGTGTTTTGGGTGGCCTTATTAATGTCCTTGGCTTAAGTTAATTTTGTTTGCATGAAGGGCGATAACAAAATGTTAAATAAGCCCCCCATCGTTTGTATTTTGAGACATACTATTTTTCACTTGAAGGCTTATATACGTCCCTTTGCTTGCTTCAAAAATTTCATTCTCCGTTTTCTTATATTTcatccttcttttttttcttttcaattattaGCACTATCTATTTAGATATATCTCAATATtactaatatttaaattatgtcaaTATCTCATTTATGTAGTGTAAATATAGATATttcaattatgatattattatgtttacaaaaatataaaccatgaatatttcaattattattattatatttaattttccattatatttatttttttgtttgtgaaaagcaaattgtaattatttatatttatgttatttttataattattttatatttgtaaatgcaaattataatcGTATCACacttacaacttgaagtttgaaaaattataaaaaatacagaCTTGAAATCCTAAATATAATCAGAACTAAGATGATCAaccaattgtaatatcttctgggggattgtttttctcaaatcactccctaataatgtcatgtgaagataaaacaacaacgCGAACT
This is a stretch of genomic DNA from Mangifera indica cultivar Alphonso chromosome 11, CATAS_Mindica_2.1, whole genome shotgun sequence. It encodes these proteins:
- the LOC123228783 gene encoding uncharacterized protein LOC123228783, yielding MLTADLEADYSPLTSSHQKSPVAETDITRKRRINLYRAALRGDCRYEIHPDDITAKISEREDTALHIGALVNSSEFAIKLLLKLDKLEDLVVKNNSGNTPFCLAAASGELKLAKKMIQVAERMVNEKKYGNLEIAMIKENKYEKLEEVEMMKHNGQNLARVKGFDDTSPLLFAVFFGREEMVYWLYNLTKTSLEHDDRIKLLLALIRNGFHELALQLVEEDTKLATAYDENNKQTALHALVELPFANQQGVWNRIKRCIKRYHTLQLLDKYKESESPNQQGGWEKIKKCFKRVLCSIEKMSPEMKLVQHVWKLAVSGHDFDHHSSALETARKLVFVAAERGNIEFLKILIREYPDLIFQVDDNDYSIFHFAVKYRHEEIFRLVHEIGSAKDFLVSKKDKGDNNILHLAGMLAPSERLHSVSGAALQMQRELLWFEEVKKLLYPSDVQAKNNGNSLVGNNNDGKSTQKEDGKSPRALFSDEHKELKQKGEKWMKDTANYCMVVAALITTMVFAIALAVPGGTNAETGSPKFLDKISFKIFIVSDAISLVLSTCSILTFLSILTSRYAEEDFLEPLPRKLIVGLSTLWLSIAAMMIVFCAAIFILFKDGVLWIPILVTAIGSLPIIFFIKQQVWLFIDVLCSTYTSSSIFKPRKGTLLFE